A region from the Prochlorococcus sp. MIT 0603 genome encodes:
- the ileS gene encoding isoleucine--tRNA ligase, producing the protein MNNEKPKDSENSPSYKESLNLLKTNFGMRANATLREPELQKFWFDNGIDFELGLKNKGTNFTLHDGPPYANGTLHMGHALNKILKDIINKYQILRGRKVRFIPGWDCHGLPIELKVLQKLKRKEREELTPIQLRKKAAEYASEQISSQKEGFRRWGIWGDWGNPYLTLQKTYEAAQIKLFGEMALKGYIYRGLKPVHWSPSSRTALAEAELEYPEGHTSPSVYVAFPVVKISEPLYKSLASQGLNLPLDQAELSQKVKVAIWTTTPWTLPANAAVAVNQNIEYVLAQDSTDQLLILASDLLQDISEEIGSSLEKIASVKGAMFEGCFYKNPLLEKISPFVIGGSYITTQSGTGIVHTAPGHGLDDFNTGIKYDLPVICPVNSKGIFTAEAGKYEGLNVLKDANDEIIKDLKISGLLLKERPYVHKYPYDWRTKKPTIFRATEQWFASVEGFRKQALNSIEEVEWLPASGEKRIKAMVNDRGDWCISRQRTWGVPIPVFYSKDGDDVLLNKSTIDHIEQLIKKHGADIWWELDVSKLLPSHYSEQSDQWIKGTDTMDVWFDSGSSWSAVTFKHEDLNYPADLYLEGTDQHRGWFQSSLLTSVAVTSQAPYKKVLTHGFALDENGRKMSKSLGNIVDPLVIINGGNNKKLDPPFGADVLRLWVSSVDYSVDVPIGSNILRQLSDVYRKVRNTARYLLGNLHDFDPSKYSLDVHDLSILDRWMLNRTAEVFDEITNAFESYDFIKFFQLLQTFCVVDLSNFYLDIAKDRLYVSAPSDSRRRSCQYVLSLIIEKLAGIIAPVLCHMAEDIWQNIPYSLEEKSVFQRGWPNLPDAWRDNSLNEPINHIRELRASVNRGLEDCRNKQEIGSSLESSVRIVPKSDTLKETLSFIQENGDLEVDNIHDLLLVSKVQIGGEPWAEVLFCKEEEMAIIEISKSRGSKCARCWHYESDIGKHANHPLLCSRCVETLNRII; encoded by the coding sequence GTGAATAACGAAAAACCTAAGGACAGCGAAAATAGTCCTTCATACAAAGAATCTCTAAATCTTTTGAAGACAAATTTTGGCATGCGAGCCAATGCAACTTTGCGTGAGCCAGAACTCCAAAAATTCTGGTTTGATAATGGGATTGATTTTGAACTTGGCTTGAAAAATAAGGGCACCAATTTCACTTTGCATGATGGCCCCCCATATGCAAATGGAACTCTCCACATGGGTCATGCTTTAAACAAGATTTTGAAGGATATTATTAATAAATATCAGATTTTGAGAGGAAGGAAAGTTCGTTTTATCCCTGGATGGGATTGCCATGGTTTGCCTATTGAATTAAAGGTACTGCAAAAATTAAAGAGGAAGGAGCGTGAGGAGTTAACCCCTATTCAATTGCGCAAGAAGGCAGCAGAATATGCGTCAGAACAAATTTCAAGTCAAAAAGAGGGCTTTCGAAGATGGGGAATTTGGGGTGATTGGGGTAACCCTTATTTAACACTGCAAAAGACATATGAAGCAGCCCAGATTAAATTATTTGGTGAAATGGCTTTGAAAGGATATATCTATAGGGGCCTTAAGCCAGTTCATTGGAGCCCAAGCTCTAGAACTGCTTTAGCAGAAGCCGAATTAGAATATCCTGAAGGCCATACAAGTCCAAGTGTATATGTTGCGTTCCCTGTAGTTAAAATCTCTGAGCCGTTGTATAAATCACTTGCTAGTCAAGGATTAAATTTACCTCTTGACCAAGCTGAATTAAGCCAAAAAGTAAAAGTTGCAATTTGGACAACTACTCCTTGGACATTACCAGCAAATGCAGCTGTAGCTGTTAATCAAAATATTGAATATGTACTTGCTCAAGATTCTACTGATCAATTATTGATTCTTGCTTCGGATCTTTTGCAAGATATAAGCGAAGAGATTGGCTCTTCTTTAGAGAAAATTGCAAGTGTTAAAGGTGCAATGTTTGAGGGTTGCTTTTATAAGAATCCTCTACTTGAAAAAATCAGTCCTTTTGTTATAGGTGGAAGTTATATAACAACCCAGTCTGGAACAGGAATTGTTCATACAGCACCTGGACATGGCCTTGATGATTTCAATACCGGGATCAAATATGATTTACCTGTCATTTGCCCTGTCAATTCAAAAGGTATTTTCACTGCAGAAGCAGGGAAATATGAAGGCCTGAATGTTTTGAAAGATGCTAATGATGAGATTATTAAGGATTTGAAAATCTCAGGATTATTATTAAAAGAAAGACCATATGTTCATAAATATCCATATGACTGGAGGACAAAGAAACCAACCATTTTTCGTGCAACAGAACAGTGGTTTGCGTCTGTTGAGGGTTTTCGCAAGCAAGCTTTAAATTCAATTGAGGAAGTGGAATGGTTGCCAGCTTCAGGTGAGAAGCGTATTAAAGCTATGGTGAATGATAGAGGAGACTGGTGTATTTCCAGGCAAAGAACGTGGGGCGTTCCTATTCCAGTTTTTTATTCAAAGGATGGTGATGATGTGCTTTTGAATAAAAGTACTATTGACCATATAGAACAATTGATTAAGAAACATGGTGCAGATATTTGGTGGGAATTAGATGTCTCGAAATTGTTGCCAAGTCACTATTCAGAACAATCTGACCAATGGATCAAAGGCACAGACACTATGGATGTTTGGTTTGACTCTGGTTCGAGTTGGTCTGCAGTCACCTTTAAACATGAGGATTTGAATTATCCTGCTGATCTTTATTTAGAAGGTACAGATCAACATAGAGGTTGGTTTCAATCTTCATTGCTTACTTCTGTAGCCGTAACCAGTCAAGCTCCATATAAAAAAGTTCTCACTCATGGCTTTGCTTTAGATGAAAATGGACGAAAGATGAGTAAGTCATTAGGTAATATTGTTGATCCTTTGGTGATCATTAATGGAGGAAATAACAAGAAGTTAGACCCTCCATTTGGAGCAGATGTCTTAAGGCTTTGGGTTAGTTCTGTGGATTACTCTGTGGATGTACCTATTGGCTCAAATATATTGAGACAATTGTCTGATGTTTATAGAAAAGTAAGAAATACTGCAAGATATTTATTAGGTAACCTTCATGATTTTGACCCTTCTAAATATTCTTTAGATGTTCATGATTTATCGATTTTAGATCGTTGGATGCTGAATAGAACTGCAGAGGTGTTTGATGAAATTACAAACGCATTTGAAAGTTATGATTTCATAAAATTTTTTCAATTACTACAAACTTTTTGTGTTGTTGACCTATCTAATTTCTATTTAGATATTGCCAAAGATAGGTTGTACGTAAGTGCACCTTCTGATTCAAGACGTAGATCTTGTCAATATGTTTTATCTTTGATTATTGAGAAATTAGCTGGAATTATTGCTCCAGTTTTATGTCATATGGCAGAAGATATATGGCAAAACATACCCTATTCATTAGAAGAAAAGTCTGTTTTTCAAAGAGGATGGCCAAACCTACCAGATGCTTGGAGAGATAACTCATTAAATGAACCAATAAATCATATTAGAGAACTAAGAGCTTCTGTTAATCGTGGATTGGAGGATTGTAGAAATAAGCAAGAAATAGGATCTTCTCTTGAATCTTCTGTTCGAATTGTTCCTAAGAGCGATACTCTGAAAGAAACATTGAGCTTTATTCAAGAAAATGGGGATTTAGAAGTTGATAATATCCATGATTTGTTACTTGTATCTAAAGTTCAAATTGGAGGAGAGCCATGGGCTGAAGTCCTTTTCTGTAAAGAAGAAGAAATGGCTATTATTGAAATATCTAAGTCTAGAGGATCTAAATGTGCGAGGTGCTGGCATTATGAAAGTGATATTGGTAAGCATGCTAATCATCCATTGTTATGTAGTAGATGTGTTGAAACTCTCAATAGAATAATTTAA
- a CDS encoding DUF3177 family protein — MAEISYHSLVWLNYRLGATFAFGLPLVLWLWSFWKKESSITRLLSIYWKIASLMIISMLLLTGNRPIGYLTSFISPWLIIFSIWFWIDLNEEINELPTKKALPFLLKAWRWSISFFSCFFIALSFRSLSCMNEVSGNNCTYWREAPSGLNLLIKSIFNFLFGASWTEALSAFIGYLALIIYLVGIIQWAIIRLPKQGRIAGGF; from the coding sequence GTGGCAGAAATCTCATACCACTCACTGGTTTGGCTCAACTACAGGCTAGGAGCAACATTTGCATTTGGACTCCCATTAGTCCTTTGGCTTTGGTCTTTTTGGAAAAAAGAGTCCTCTATTACCAGACTTTTATCTATTTACTGGAAAATTGCTAGCCTAATGATAATAAGCATGTTGTTATTAACTGGCAATAGACCTATTGGCTATTTAACTTCTTTTATATCACCATGGTTAATCATCTTTTCGATATGGTTTTGGATAGATCTCAATGAAGAAATCAACGAGCTTCCTACGAAGAAAGCATTACCTTTTCTTCTAAAAGCCTGGCGATGGTCTATTAGTTTTTTTAGTTGTTTTTTTATAGCACTTTCATTTAGAAGTCTAAGTTGCATGAATGAAGTAAGTGGAAATAATTGCACATACTGGAGAGAAGCTCCGTCAGGATTAAATCTATTAATAAAAAGCATATTTAATTTCTTATTTGGTGCAAGCTGGACAGAGGCATTATCAGCATTTATAGGTTACTTAGCATTAATTATTTACTTAGTAGGAATAATTCAATGGGCAATTATAAGACTGCCGAAGCAAGGAAGAATAGCAGGGGGATTTTAA
- the trmB gene encoding tRNA (guanosine(46)-N7)-methyltransferase TrmB: MRQHVNPLSRFFQLNHDLPSLDELFHDSNLPIHLDIGCARGRFLLKMAGSFSKWNFLGIEIREPLVIAAEKERVQSGLNNLRFLFCNANVSLEKLFLNLRRSKVKRVSIQFPDPWFKKRHKKRRLMQPSLLFLLAANLDPGAELFIQTDVLSLMDEIIYLIDMSNCFNTISNLDESLNSYSPYCFVTEREEYCIQKGLPIYRKLYVRNSNDVTIDS, translated from the coding sequence GTGCGTCAACATGTAAACCCTTTGAGCCGTTTTTTTCAGCTTAATCATGACCTACCATCACTTGACGAATTATTCCATGATTCTAATTTACCTATTCATTTAGATATTGGTTGTGCAAGAGGCAGGTTTTTATTAAAAATGGCTGGGTCTTTTAGCAAATGGAACTTTTTAGGAATTGAGATTCGCGAACCACTTGTAATAGCAGCTGAAAAAGAGAGGGTTCAATCAGGCTTGAACAATCTTCGATTTTTATTTTGCAATGCTAATGTGAGTTTAGAAAAATTATTTTTGAATTTACGAAGGTCCAAAGTAAAAAGAGTTTCTATTCAATTCCCAGACCCTTGGTTTAAAAAAAGGCATAAGAAAAGAAGACTTATGCAACCTTCTTTATTATTTTTATTGGCTGCAAATTTAGATCCAGGTGCTGAACTATTTATACAGACAGATGTTCTGAGCCTTATGGATGAAATTATTTATTTAATTGATATGAGCAACTGCTTTAATACAATTTCCAACTTAGATGAATCACTAAATTCTTATAGTCCCTATTGCTTTGTTACAGAAAGAGAGGAATATTGTATTCAGAAAGGTTTACCCATATATCGCAAGCTTTATGTAAGGAATTCAAATGATGTAACAATAGATTCATGA
- the glmM gene encoding phosphoglucosamine mutase gives MHHAGGRNKHKDIIFFGTDGIRGNAKRLFTNQLIYKIGFWCNKILSNQGPILIGQDSRSSSSRISNGLADSLTSQGREVWLLGLCPTPAVPLLIKKYNLSGGLMISASHNPPEDNGIKIFDANAKKISTEKQRIIDAGLQKEKVINSGRKGDVINRHEILKDYEESLLKTIGLENFGKIPIVLDLCWGSATACGEKIFKTLGSKVTCINAKPDGGKINVNCGSTHLNQLIKAVIESNSEMGFAFDGDADRMIAVDRKGRVVDGDNILFLWGSDLQDKKKLKNQRLIATVMSNLGFEKDWQKRGGILQRTPVGDTHVHQAMIDSKADLGGEQSGHILSRLNDLSGDGLLTAIQLSKICKCKGMQLSDLLDQSFTPYPQRLINIPLGSDSSEDNIYGSEKLSTLIADVQSDIGNEGRVLVRKSGTEPLLRVMIESMDKFLIESWASKISKLAQEELN, from the coding sequence ATGCATCATGCGGGTGGAAGAAACAAGCATAAAGATATAATTTTCTTTGGTACTGATGGAATTCGTGGAAATGCTAAAAGACTTTTTACAAATCAACTTATTTACAAAATTGGATTTTGGTGTAACAAGATCCTTTCAAACCAAGGTCCGATTCTTATAGGACAAGACTCAAGATCAAGCAGCTCAAGAATTTCAAATGGATTAGCTGATAGCTTAACGTCTCAAGGTAGAGAAGTATGGCTATTAGGACTTTGCCCAACACCTGCAGTTCCACTTTTAATTAAAAAATACAATTTATCAGGAGGGCTAATGATCTCAGCTAGCCATAATCCTCCAGAAGATAATGGAATAAAAATTTTTGATGCTAATGCAAAAAAGATTTCGACTGAAAAGCAAAGAATTATTGATGCAGGACTACAAAAAGAGAAAGTAATCAACTCAGGAAGGAAGGGAGATGTAATCAATCGGCACGAAATCTTAAAAGATTACGAGGAAAGTCTTTTGAAAACAATTGGCTTAGAAAATTTTGGAAAGATACCCATTGTTCTAGATCTTTGCTGGGGATCTGCAACAGCTTGTGGAGAAAAGATTTTTAAAACTTTAGGATCTAAAGTGACCTGCATAAATGCAAAGCCAGATGGGGGGAAAATAAATGTCAATTGTGGCTCGACTCACCTCAATCAACTTATAAAAGCTGTAATCGAAAGCAATTCTGAAATGGGTTTTGCTTTTGATGGTGATGCAGATCGAATGATTGCAGTTGACCGGAAAGGTCGCGTAGTAGATGGAGATAACATTCTTTTTTTATGGGGCTCGGACTTACAAGACAAGAAGAAGCTTAAAAATCAAAGATTAATTGCAACTGTAATGTCTAACTTAGGTTTTGAAAAAGATTGGCAAAAGCGAGGGGGCATACTCCAAAGGACTCCAGTAGGTGATACCCATGTTCATCAAGCAATGATTGATAGCAAAGCAGATTTAGGAGGTGAACAATCAGGGCATATTTTATCTAGGCTTAATGATTTATCTGGAGATGGTCTTTTAACTGCCATACAACTATCCAAAATTTGCAAATGCAAAGGCATGCAACTTTCCGACTTGTTAGATCAGAGCTTCACTCCATACCCACAAAGATTAATTAATATACCTTTAGGGAGTGATAGTTCAGAAGATAATATATACGGATCTGAAAAACTTAGTACATTAATTGCGGATGTTCAATCTGACATAGGCAATGAAGGTAGGGTTTTAGTAAGGAAAAGTGGGACAGAGCCTTTACTGAGAGTAATGATTGAATCAATGGATAAGTTCTTAATAGAGTCTTGGGCAAGTAAAATATCTAAATTAGCTCAAGAAGAGTTAAATTAA
- a CDS encoding thioredoxin domain-containing protein yields the protein MQNSKLVELGKWQRVFLLIISIFIALALLFIRNGFQQENPLELLARNSLKPEIALNNNRPTIIEFYADWCEACQEMGPSILSLKERYDNSIDFVLLNVDNDKWLDLIDTYNVNGIPKLELFNDLGHLKGESIGLKDFNQLDQIALSLLNQRELPQINGVEYIDTNKVLFSNLNENIPTRNISPRSHG from the coding sequence GTGCAAAATTCCAAATTAGTGGAATTAGGAAAATGGCAAAGAGTTTTTTTGCTAATTATTTCTATTTTCATAGCCTTAGCTCTGTTGTTTATAAGGAATGGCTTTCAACAAGAGAATCCATTAGAATTACTTGCTAGAAATTCACTTAAGCCAGAGATTGCTTTGAATAATAACCGTCCTACTATAATAGAATTCTATGCTGATTGGTGTGAAGCATGTCAAGAAATGGGTCCTTCTATACTTAGTTTAAAAGAGAGATATGATAATTCTATTGATTTTGTGCTATTAAATGTTGATAATGACAAGTGGTTAGATCTTATCGATACATACAATGTTAATGGAATACCTAAATTAGAGTTGTTTAATGATCTTGGCCATTTGAAAGGAGAATCAATAGGTTTAAAAGATTTTAATCAGCTTGATCAAATTGCACTTTCTTTATTAAATCAAAGAGAACTGCCACAAATAAATGGAGTAGAATATATTGATACTAATAAAGTTCTATTTTCGAATTTAAATGAAAATATTCCTACGAGAAATATATCCCCTCGCAGTCATGGTTAA
- the thyX gene encoding FAD-dependent thymidylate synthase, which produces MNNVHLVTATPDAEKTMAYIARVSNPKNQSNEDFEKLIKYCITHEHWSVFEQAYMTLQIETNRGIAAQILRHRSFTFQEFSQRYADSSQLGAIPIPDLRRQDTKNRQNSISDLDENVADAFKERIENQFKNTLILYQEMLENGIAKECARFILPLATPTRIYMTGSCRSWIHYINLRSGHGTQQEHLEIANNCKIIFSKQFPSVAHALNWR; this is translated from the coding sequence ATGAATAATGTACATCTGGTCACAGCTACTCCAGATGCTGAAAAAACCATGGCATACATTGCCAGGGTTAGTAATCCTAAAAATCAAAGCAACGAAGATTTTGAGAAATTAATTAAATATTGCATAACCCATGAACATTGGAGTGTATTTGAACAAGCATATATGACCCTCCAGATAGAAACTAATAGAGGGATTGCAGCTCAAATTCTTAGACATCGATCATTCACCTTCCAAGAGTTTTCTCAAAGATATGCTGACAGTTCTCAACTAGGCGCAATCCCTATACCTGATTTAAGAAGACAAGATACAAAAAACAGGCAGAATTCAATATCTGATTTAGATGAAAATGTTGCGGACGCCTTTAAAGAGAGAATAGAAAATCAATTTAAAAACACCTTAATTCTTTATCAAGAAATGCTTGAAAATGGAATAGCAAAAGAATGTGCGCGATTCATCCTTCCATTGGCAACTCCTACAAGGATCTACATGACAGGTTCATGTAGATCATGGATACATTATATAAACTTAAGATCTGGACATGGCACTCAACAAGAGCATCTAGAGATAGCAAATAATTGCAAAATAATATTTTCCAAGCAATTCCCCTCAGTCGCCCATGCTCTTAATTGGAGATAA
- the dcd gene encoding dCTP deaminase yields the protein MLKNDRWIIEQSQVGMLEPFQANLVRHLEPNSKERPVLSFGCSSYGYDLRLSSKEFLIFRHVPGTIMNPKKFNPKNLESTPLEKDEDGEYFILPAHSYGLGVALEKMKVPANITVICLGKSTYARLGIIVNTTPAEASWEGHLTLEFSNSSGADCRIYANEGICQLLFFEGDPCETTYSDREGKYQNQPEKVTLAKI from the coding sequence ATGTTGAAAAATGATCGCTGGATTATCGAACAATCACAAGTGGGAATGCTTGAACCTTTTCAAGCAAATCTTGTTAGACATCTAGAGCCTAATTCTAAGGAACGACCTGTACTCAGTTTTGGTTGTTCCTCTTACGGTTATGACCTACGTCTTTCTTCAAAAGAATTTCTTATATTTCGACACGTGCCTGGAACAATAATGAATCCCAAAAAATTTAATCCTAAAAATTTAGAATCAACTCCCCTTGAAAAAGATGAAGATGGTGAATACTTCATCCTTCCAGCTCATTCATACGGTTTAGGCGTTGCCCTAGAGAAAATGAAAGTTCCAGCTAATATCACTGTTATTTGCCTTGGGAAAAGCACATACGCAAGACTAGGAATTATTGTGAACACAACACCTGCTGAAGCAAGTTGGGAAGGTCATCTAACACTCGAATTCAGCAATAGCTCTGGGGCAGACTGCCGTATATATGCAAATGAAGGGATTTGCCAATTGCTTTTTTTCGAAGGTGATCCTTGTGAAACAACTTATAGCGATAGAGAAGGTAAATATCAAAATCAACCTGAGAAGGTTACTCTTGCCAAAATTTAA
- a CDS encoding cob(I)yrinic acid a,c-diamide adenosyltransferase, producing the protein MTASPRLKSEYSTDYPYGLRPVSASKGKAKLQIISSQGQLQVYTAPYRGSFSVVLSEALRSAGLGSKVLIAQFLKGGVSQGPENSTSLCGNLEWLRPDFYGCISKSENSNNANTEDFLSTKKVVGDIWEICKDNLINNTLDKLVLDEIGLAIDFGFISEEDLITTLENRHDSIDVIITGPSIPTKVFEVADQVTQLRCSK; encoded by the coding sequence ATGACAGCAAGTCCAAGGCTAAAAAGTGAATATTCTACCGATTATCCATACGGGTTAAGGCCAGTCAGTGCATCCAAAGGCAAAGCAAAGCTTCAAATTATTTCTTCACAAGGGCAATTACAGGTCTATACCGCACCTTATAGAGGAAGTTTCTCAGTAGTTCTTAGCGAAGCACTTCGTTCTGCAGGATTAGGTAGCAAGGTTTTGATAGCGCAGTTCTTAAAAGGTGGCGTATCTCAAGGACCAGAAAATTCAACAAGCCTTTGCGGAAACTTAGAATGGCTAAGACCTGATTTTTATGGCTGCATAAGTAAAAGTGAGAATTCTAATAATGCGAATACAGAAGATTTTCTAAGCACTAAAAAGGTTGTGGGTGATATTTGGGAAATATGTAAAGACAACTTGATTAATAATACTTTAGATAAGCTCGTTTTAGATGAGATAGGCCTGGCAATTGATTTTGGCTTTATTTCTGAAGAAGATTTGATAACTACACTAGAAAATCGTCATGATTCTATTGATGTAATTATTACAGGACCATCTATACCCACTAAAGTTTTTGAAGTAGCTGACCAAGTAACCCAATTGAGGTGCTCTAAATAA
- the ntcA gene encoding global nitrogen regulator NtcA: MQSQNQLNGSTKATMTLLDVIRGLDGASNEAVERSKTIFFPGDPAERVYLIRRGAVRLTRVYESGEEITVALLRENSLFGVLSLLTGHRSDRFYHAVAFTKVEMSSAPAGSVRNAIENDSGVGLLLLQGLSSRVLQTETMIETLTHRDMSSRLVSFLLVLCRDFGVPSDKGITIDLKLSHQSIAEAIGSTRVTITRLLGDLRNLGLLQIDRKKITVFDPIALAKRFN, encoded by the coding sequence ATGCAATCGCAAAATCAGCTGAATGGAAGCACCAAAGCTACAATGACCCTTCTTGATGTTATTAGAGGTTTAGATGGAGCGTCTAATGAAGCTGTAGAGAGATCTAAGACAATATTCTTTCCTGGCGATCCTGCAGAAAGAGTTTATTTGATCAGAAGAGGAGCTGTACGTCTTACAAGGGTTTATGAGTCTGGTGAGGAAATCACTGTTGCATTGTTACGAGAAAATAGTCTATTTGGCGTTCTTTCACTTTTGACAGGCCATAGATCTGACCGTTTTTATCATGCTGTTGCTTTTACTAAGGTTGAAATGAGTTCTGCTCCTGCTGGTTCAGTAAGAAATGCTATAGAAAATGATAGTGGTGTTGGGTTGCTTCTTCTTCAAGGCTTGTCTAGTAGGGTTTTGCAAACAGAGACTATGATCGAGACTTTGACACATCGCGATATGTCTTCTCGTCTGGTAAGTTTCCTCCTAGTGCTTTGCAGGGATTTTGGAGTGCCGAGTGATAAAGGAATTACGATTGATTTAAAACTATCTCATCAGTCAATTGCTGAAGCTATTGGATCTACTAGGGTTACTATTACAAGATTGCTTGGAGATCTAAGGAACCTTGGTTTATTGCAGATTGATAGAAAGAAAATAACTGTTTTTGACCCAATTGCTTTAGCTAAACGTTTTAATTAA
- a CDS encoding DUF3084 domain-containing protein: protein MAGWILIFALLILGGVLSTLGDMLGSRIGKARLSVFKLRPRRTAVLITILTGSLISALSLSLMLLVSRELRIGLFELDDIQARLKESRQALLPLKMQREALEVKIKKAEKELVKLGKDLFAFRQGEVVINSGQSLGTFSVKFDNKSDVKEEIENILRKANFNAFIRVSPGKSPVRRIVLVRRDHIASLEEKVSDNKDWVINIRSASNVLLGESFVYAFPEALPNKNIVVKGEVIASLNLRNNSISKTLLQKQIKILLASTLAEVKRRGSLVSEIQVDSNSVKNLLEKIDSNKDSILKLDAISTNKSDTAEKVSVTLRATKTIL, encoded by the coding sequence GTGGCAGGTTGGATACTTATTTTTGCTTTGTTGATTCTTGGGGGAGTGCTCTCAACACTTGGTGACATGCTCGGCAGCCGTATTGGTAAGGCAAGATTGAGTGTTTTTAAATTGCGCCCTCGTCGAACAGCTGTTCTGATAACAATTCTTACTGGGAGTTTGATAAGTGCACTTTCATTGAGTTTAATGCTTTTGGTGAGTCGGGAATTAAGAATAGGCCTGTTTGAATTGGATGATATTCAGGCTCGATTGAAAGAGAGTAGACAGGCTTTACTTCCTTTAAAAATGCAAAGAGAAGCACTTGAAGTGAAAATCAAGAAAGCTGAGAAAGAACTTGTAAAACTTGGAAAAGATTTATTTGCGTTTCGTCAAGGGGAAGTGGTCATAAATAGTGGGCAATCTTTAGGAACTTTCTCAGTGAAATTTGATAATAAATCAGATGTTAAAGAGGAAATAGAAAATATACTAAGAAAAGCAAATTTTAATGCTTTTATTAGAGTTAGTCCTGGTAAAAGTCCTGTAAGGAGAATTGTTTTAGTAAGGCGTGACCATATTGCTAGCTTGGAAGAAAAGGTTTCTGATAATAAGGATTGGGTGATAAATATTCGCTCTGCTAGTAATGTACTTTTAGGAGAGAGTTTTGTTTATGCTTTCCCAGAGGCACTGCCTAATAAGAACATTGTTGTAAAGGGTGAAGTAATAGCAAGCCTTAACTTAAGAAATAATTCTATATCTAAAACATTACTTCAAAAACAAATAAAAATATTGTTGGCATCAACTTTAGCAGAAGTAAAGAGAAGAGGATCCCTTGTCTCGGAAATACAAGTAGATTCTAACTCTGTTAAAAATCTCTTAGAAAAAATAGATTCTAATAAAGATAGTATTCTAAAATTAGATGCTATTTCTACGAATAAAAGTGATACTGCAGAAAAGGTTTCTGTAACTCTTAGAGCAACTAAAACAATACTTTAA